TTTTCGAGCTTGCAGTTAACAGTTTTTCGGGTCCTGAAAAATTGTTAATCGGTGTATCTAACAGCCCGGATTTGAGGGACGGAATTGCTACTGTGATGAACATTACCTGCCGACTTTTTTCAATGTAAGTGGTATAGATGCTGTATATGTAAAAGACGCTGAACACCCTTTGTTTCAATTTAACATACTATTTCTGGAAATTTTTAGATTATCGATCCAGGGGGAATGGCAAATTGGTCAGTAACCCATGTTGATTGGTCTGAACATAAGTGGCATCCAAAGGCGTATAGGGAACAAGACGTCAGCTATGAGCTCCTGCAGAACATTACGGTATGGTTCAATTGAATTCTTGCTACCTTTATGATTGCTGATTTCCCAAGTATAGATTTTTAGATACCTTTAGCAAGTGACACTCTCCCTAAACGTCTTGAACAAAAGATAGCTCCTTGTGGCATATTTAGTAGTTAGTAGAATTTCAGTGAACTGATATGACCTCATCTGCACGCTATTGCGAGCGCACATCTCATCTCTTTGTTATTGTACTTGCAGTCAATCAATGAATCTGTGCACGAGACTAGTGAATCTCCGGTAATCATATATCTAAAACTTTCTTAAAATAGACCCGTTTCCCCCCGAGTAATATCTAAAAATAGTTGTCATTCTATACTTGCAGATGCAAAGACTTGTACAGCCATGTCTATGGAACGGAGTAAAGCGTCCTTGTTATTTGTTCGCTAGGAAATTTTACCCCGAAACATTGGATATATTATTACAACTCTTCTCCAGTTACACCGCATCTGTTTGAGCAAACATAACTGTTCGATGCCCCACCTTCGAACCCTTTTTTCCCATGCATAACATTTTTCCGTTGTAAATGTCGATGCCCATACCAAAACCCGAAGCTGATGTGATTAGCAGCCTAAACTACGAGCTTATCAATCTTCGAATGTGCGCCTAGTTGCGATTGGGAAGGCTGTTAGTTTATAGTATTATCGGTTGATTCGATGTCTATTCTTTACCCCCCAGCAGTATTCTTCAGTAATTTTGGTACTATAAGAAATGTGTCCCAACTCCCAACTATTGACACAATTGTGGGGTTCATTCTTAGATATATGTGGTAGGAGCTTGCAGATTTTCCTTTAGTTTCTGCAAATGATACTCATATTATGATTCCTTTTGCCCTTAAAGTTTCCTTTAGCTTCAATTgcataatatatacataattgtggttatattttttacattatattCAATCTCAAGGTTAAgaattttactttattaaaaaaaaaaaaactttttcatatgaaaagcaaaaaagaaaaaaagggaaaaagggTTTTATCATCtttaggaaaaagaaaaaaaaaagacaaagaagATGGCTCTTTATTGTGATTTTACAAAAATGAAACTTTTTAGGTGGTTTATGAATGAATTTTTGCTTAAAggatttagaatttaaaatgatctGAAAAATCGGACAAATTATTCGGTTTTTCAAATCGAATATAAAAAATTTGGAATTGAATATTTTTGCTCACCTCTAAATAGCTAACATAGAATTGTAACtttattttggtcttttttaTTTGACTAAAGCTCATACTTCATTTTCTTATCAAATTCCCTCCTTATTGTTTgtccttttaattttttccaaTTTGAAATTTAACAAAGTTCTTTCTAGTATAAATCTTTTAACTTTGAGACAGCTTTTTGAACAAATTTGTCTTTAATTGCCTAACGCCTTTTTAGGCGAcacaatttacaattttaagatataaaaaatattcgattctttaatattaatgataattattttttaattaaattgtcgATAATATACCTAACATTTGTAAACTCacctattaattttttaataagcccacctattaggtatatttgctaaaaattaaTCAACCTATTGTTTATAACTATTTTTAAAGCTTCTTTGTAAATCAGAAATTAGGAATAAACAATAGTTGAGTTATTCTCATCATATTACACCGAATAAGgtggtttatttaaaaataaacaattcttgaatttattttcagccGATCTAACAAATGTTGGTTTAATTTTAACAATTGtccattatttttttcaaatctgGTGGAATTTTATCCTTTTAAACTAATCTTATCGATTCCTCTACATATTTTAAACAGGGAAGAAGCATTAGGAAAGGACAAGAGTATAGCTTAAGAATAGGTGATCatataaattacatacatatatagaGGTATGCCCTTAAAACTGAAGGAaaagttttataaaataaatatcagACCAACACTACTATATGGATGAAAATGTTagacttttaaaaataatcatagtAGGAAGATGAAAATAGCAAAAATGCAAATACTTTTATACATGAGTGAGCATACCTTAATAGATAGAATTCGAAATATAAAATGTAAGAAAATGTTTTAGAGTTGAAAATATAAAGGAAGATGAAATATATTTAAGATGGTTTAAGCATATGCAAAAACAAAGCATCAACGAACCAATAAAAAAGATAGAAAGTTGAAATTTAGGATATTTCATATGATATGAATGTTTtagatttataaattgagataaTACAAAAACCAAATGAATGGAAAAGAAGAATACATGTGAAATCATTAATATTGGTTTATATAATCGATCCTAATCTCTGAGATTAATGCTATGGGATTGTTAGTGTTGTGAAATCTCGCTTTCCTTTACCTCCACTTCCATCACTACAAACTAAGCGTTACTTTTTTAGCCTGTCATTTTTTAAATACAGTGGTACAATCAACAATGAGAACTTTTAGgaacataaatttaatgaagtTAACATGGTTTCCCAAAGCCCAATCCAGATCATCTTCTATTTCGTCCCAAACTTACAAGCCAAGCAGGGCACTTTCATTCCCATTCACTAACTCCTATGAATCAAGCATACCcttattcttcatcatcagaGGTTCCCTCGTCACTAGTATACTCGTCACTGTCATCATCTTGATCTAGAATATCAATACGAATATGCGGCACCTGTATAGTTTCAGGTGCTCTTGGAAACATAGGCGGGGCAACAGTTTGTGGTATCCGCTCACCAGCTCTAGCAGCCGCAGCAAGAGATTCCAATGGGGGTAAATTGATAGGATCCCCAGGCTTCCATCCAGGAGGAGGTAGTGGTATATCCATAGGCAGTTCCACAGGCATACCCGGTTTCCAGCCAGGTGGGACTGTAACATTTGGAGGCATGAGTTCCTTAATTGCAGCCATCGGATCCGCAGGGGCCTCAATAAGGGGTTCTATTGTCTTCTCCTTGTCCTCCAGTGTTTTGGGTAGACCTATGTCTAGATCTGCAAAAGCGTACAGCTGCGAGGCTCGCATTTGATCCTCCTGTGGGGCTGGAGGGAGAGCACCACGTAGCGGACCACCAGCACCAAACTCAGGAGGTGCAAAGGTTGTATAGCTGATTTTATGGGCATATGATATGACATCTGCCAGCTTCAACTGAGATGCAACAGTAATAGTACTGGAAGAAGTCTCTGAACCTTCTGATTTTGATCGTTTCGGACGGCGATAATCAGCATAATCATCAACAAGAACATCAAGAACCTGTTCGGCTTCTTTGAGTTTCTTAGCAAATGTAAGAATTGCAGAATCTTTGGCCTCAATTTCTTGGTTCAACTTTAGTTTAGCATCATGAAGGTCAAGAATTTCTTGTAGTTCTGCAACTGCTTCAAATAACTGAGTTTGAAGGGATGTGAAAAGGTTAACGATTTCTTTGGGTGTAGAGGTAGGGGAGTCAAGTGGGGGTGTGCTCATGGAATGGGTTTGAGAAGGAAGGAACGTTGGAAGAGAACCACGGAAGGCACTGAGCCAGACAGAACGATTAGGTGAGACCTCAAAAAGTTTGGCAGCCAAAGACGCCATCTGCAGAAGAAGCGCTTGGGCTTTTTGGAGAGGAGGTAGCAGTGAAAGAAGAGTGGATGAGGTAGTTTTTGGGGCTGACAAGGTCAACTGCTGCTGGGTTTGGTTTGACTGAGTTGCTTGTGATGTAGGCTTGGCTGCACTGGGGCTCTGAAGAGCAGGCGAATTAGGATTTGAAAGACCGAGCCTAGCAGGCGACGGTATAGCCTGGTGGGGAAGACTTTGCAACATTTCAATATGCGGTGCTCCCCGTTAAATAAACCCTGAAACAAAAACATCATACATCAGGGATTTTGAATTAACCTTGATTTACAAGCTACAAAGATCCTTCATTTCAGAATCCAACTCTGCTTAGACATGTCGCTGAATATAAACAGGTTTGCACATGGAGTAACCAATATAAATATTTCAACTTTACAATATCTGCCCAAGGAAATCCCACAGACATGTTTAAATTAGCAGCTACAATCATCCGAGACCTCTTTATCTATTGCCTAACTATAAAATCCCAATCCCAGGATTGCACAAAATACGAGAAAGAAAAGCAACAGTGTCTTCTATATTCCTGTAAGAATTAAGATACGTAATAGTAAAGCAATTCATAAACATCTTGAGTGGAGGTGGTTAATGGGTGGGGCTGGCGAGGTTGGGTTGGGTCAAAAGCGCGCGAGGAGGGGGGGAAAGCAGGACAAATATTTCTAAAGGGGGTCGTTGGTGGACCATATCTGactacaaaaataataatttatgctTCTATTTTGCAATATTCATATCTATTTGACACTATAAAGAACTTTGACAAACCAAACCACTATCTGACTACAGCACTTCAAACAAGAGCCAGGTTGAAATCAAATGCTTCAACTTCACTGCTAAGCAGCGGTGGACAGGCAGGCACTGAGCTATGTGGCAGGTCATAATAAGGCTTTCTAGAAATCAGCATTTGCAGTTTTTTTCAGTATCTCTTCGGACCCAAATCGAATTGTTGTTTAAACTGTAATTCAAACAGCCCATTCTAACCAAAATCGAATAGCCAAATCAATCCAAACAGCAATACCAATCTGCAGATTCATGCAGCCATCACATTGATATTTCAAGTTTTAATACCCAAATCGAATTTCCAAATCAACAATTTAATCACATAAGTAACACTAATAaccaaaaaggatagaaaataGACCTGCAAATCAATTTGAACGTTGAGATCCAGTGTCATGGTCAAGTACTCAAGAATTCCCTTGGGTAATGGATGACGAAGAATGCAAGGGGGATCTTGAGGAGTGAAAGGGAGGAGAAGAAAGCAAGAACTAAAAGAAAATCAGAGATTTAAAATGAAATCTGAcccttaagtttattttaaaaaccCATGTTCAACCCTCTACAACCCATTATCGACCCAATCAAATCAAAATCCAATTATAACCTGCCCCATTAATGACCCATCCCGCTAAAGACCCAATTATTTTAACTCAGCCCTAAGTCCAATGGACTGACCCATCCATTAACCACCTCTACTTGGAAGGAAACGTAAAAATAAACAGAGAAAATCAAGATCAGGGAGTCGCTCACTTCTCAGCTTTATATCAAAAGAAGCACCAATACTGATAACTAGGGGAAAGGAACACCCACTGCCCGCTAGACAGACTTGCTGAGAAGCATAAATGAAGtggaatttcatttgaaaatatgaatttaaattgtGGAGTTGTGAATCATgaatttcaaattaaaattgtgCCCGGAATAcacgttattaaaatatatatcagTTCTCAACAAGACCCTAACCAAATATCTCCATGGATCACAGGTGTGAATTGAAAAACTAGTgaaaatgtgaatgaaattgaTAGGAAATACTGAACATATCTAATCTCAACTGAACCATAAATAAGTTAGGGAGAATATGGCCGAAGTAAATACAGGAACCCTGACTGCAAGCTCCTGATTATGACTTAGCCTACAAGCACAGCATAACAAAGGGAAGCCAACAATTATACCCTTTCATTTCTCTTTTGCAATTGTACCCAAGATATcacattattgttattctttgtTTTGTATTaatctaaaatcaaaaaattcacCAATGGGTTATCATATAACTAGCAATTGAGGCACACAACAAAGTCAATTCtaacatattaaaattataagggcACACAATTCAACTTTCTATCTTAATACTTATAAATCAAACAATGCACAAACCAACgaagttaaaatattatatcatcatcattaacatTGATTTCAAGTATAGCTCACTAAATGCTAAAAACCCAACTATGAAATTACTCCTACGATTTCAAATAAGAATCAGGAACCCAACTTATCAATCCAGTATGATGAGTATTTCTTAACCACATGGCAAATGAACTTTCTGGAATGATCGACACGCATCCGAAATGAATAAGTTGGAGTATCATTTATCAATTAAACAGTACATtatcaaaaccctaattttaagcttcaacaaaaatgaagattaatgaaataACTTGAAACTTGAAAACAGCacataatttttgtttatttctaAAGTAATATACATTGAATATAAACACccacaaataaacaaaattaagatATCGAATCTATAACCACCCAAAAAATTGAGTTTGAACAAGTAAAAGAACCCTAAATTCTAGAAAAACTCACTTGTAATTAAATGACAAACGTCCCAAGAACAAAGAAATACCCAcaaaatttaatggaaaattatgaaattgcttcaaatataaacaagaaaatgtaattaatttgaTAACAAGTTGCAAAAAAACTGACCTCGGAGATGCCCCAAAGCACGAggattttgaaaatttggagtTTAGCTTGATGTTTTGGACTAACAAATCGAAGATTATATGGAGAAATTGCGAGAGGAGTTTAGCAATTAGAACTCGATAAACAAAAAACTTGGAATATGGAGGTGCATATCTGAACTTTGCAATTGAACTTAATTTTAActggattttaaaataaatttttagctAACCCTGACTCCCTGAGTTTTCGAGTATTTTATGCGGTAGACGAACATTTTATGATCGCTTCTTatacttattatatatttttgtaagtaggtattaagaatgaagtaaatagacatttaataagtaagtattaaggataatgtaaataaGTTTTAAGAACacagtaagtagacattaatctttaatggattgagtctgagatatgtctctcaaaaagacgatctctcaagagactagctgaaaaTTTGTGTGGTGACTTTAagttttaactttttcataaGGTAATCAAAAGGTtaagttttttattaaattaaatactcatTTCAAACAAACTTCTGAAAAGCATGCCCTATAAGGGTAATCAGGACATTGGGGTTTACAAAAaaaatcgttatgatgggtgataataacataaattttatGAACATTTAACCTTTTGCATGCAAAATGGAAAAGTTAAAAGTTTAAAGGTAACTACAcgaattataaaatatatttgtccACCACGTAGAAAAAGCCACGAGTTAAAAGTCACCACATAAAATttctcttaaaaaaattttacaagTATGTTAAAACATTATGGACATAAGACCTGGTTATAAGCCGACTAATTATGTACTCTAGTCTCTAAATATTAAACAAGCCGACTAATTATGTACCCAATCAAcaaccaaacaaaaaataaaatgaattgaaCTGAAGAAAAGCCGCATAAGAATATTAACTGATTTATAGTCGACTTGAATATGACCAGAACTATTATTTAACCGCTTGAAATCGAAATAAACACAAATAACTCTACTTGAAAGGAGAGGAAATggctaaaaattaaaataaaaaaacactaaaaatgttttttatttgttgaaatttAAACTACTAATACTAATATAGAAATTCGTGCGATATGCACGGTGTTCTTaagattaatatattttttataaatgatttttaaacaaTGATCCAAGTATATACTATCATTTATCATTATCAACTACTATAAATTTTTCTATCAAAATGTAGAAAACGATATAAAAAATAACATGTtgataacatatataattacatGTGAAGAATGATGCAAGCATGCAtgtatataaattaaaacaaaaatttccttaatgcatgaaaataaaaaattcaactgCTTTCTAGCTACTGTATTTTGTCACACTTTATTACTGCTAATGGACTCTAATTAATAAAGTATTTTCTTTCACTAAAAAAAAGaagtattttcttaaatttatttattacatGTAGTATTTACTGTGTTATataataatttctttttcttatcttAATAggaaattataataatgaaattattccATTTGTCTCCCCTTTTTAGAAATTACCATGTAGAATTAAAATTCGTCTTTAATAGAATGTATGATTAAAGTCAAAAGGGTGATAATATGGGCTTAGACAATCCGAACAAAATGGAGATAAGGTGTCCAAAATCATGAGATTGAAGGAGGTTTACTACTATGACCAATTGTTTGTAGTAGAATATATACTCTCTTTTGTTATTGAAAACACGACTAATGTACCATCACGGATCATTTGAACGTAGAGTTATTGAAAATTATGAACTACAAGAACGTAATCGAAAACTTGATCTTATCTTTAACGTAGACTTCGAAAAATAATTTCAGTAGAAACAACGAACAATGCAAGAACATGGTTAACGATACCGATATAGGAAACAAAATGAGTTAAGAAAAAAGGAATTCTACATTATATACTGGCTGAAGTTTTATACAATAtacaaaacaatattaataCTTTGGTGTCTTGCTGCCTGGTACAAAATTTTTTCTACCTATTTATTCATACAATAATGAGAAAATATATGTTTTAACAACTATCTACAAGCTCTTCTCACAAAAAATGGACAATGGTTACAACAGTGTCACCGGCTGCTGATGAGGCCTCTTCGAGCAGCTTCAACATCACAAAAAAGAGATGAACACCCATATGGAATATCGTAAAAGCGAGGCCGGTAAAAGGCGATGGTTTAAGATGCCATTGTCCCGTCGAGGGAATATTGTGTTTTGGGTTCACCGGATTTTGTGAACTTCATATACCCTTAAGGCCAAAAAGCATAATCGTGAAAAACTTCTGGTTAGCTCTGTCCGTCAGCTCGATTTTGAACATCGAGTACTGTATTTCCTTTTTCGGAGTGTGGGTTGGTATGTGTGTAGTTCAATTGAAGAAGTATGGTGAATCGAGTACTTCTTCCAAGTTGAAGTCCCCTCGTTCTGGTAGTGGTGGGAAGGTCGATTTTGGATATGATGCCTGGAAGCTTTCAAGTAACTGCAAGCAATCGGAGAGAAATTTTTGACGGAATATAATCGAGAAAGGAAAAATCGTATGAGCGTACGTTAAGACATAAACTCACATTTTCTAGAATGGGCATGTCGTATAGCTCGACGAACTTTTCTCGAAGAATTTGATTCATCTGTTCCACATCACATGCATGTGTCCAAAACGAGTCGTGCACTCCTGCAAACACGAGCAAATAAAGGGTTTCATTTTGGTTCGGGTCATCAGTTGCCGAGTTTGTGTTCACCTAGCACATTAGACAATAGTAACACAACCAGAGATGTTTGTAATTAACTCGATTATTCGAGACTTATTATGACTCGATCCGACAAAAAAATTACAAGCACATAAAATGGAATCAGATTGGCAAGATATTTACGTACATACAAGACCCTACATAGACCTAACCCGAAATATTATACTCGAAACGTGACTTAACACTAGAATGTACACCTCTAAGCACAACTACTTAAGAACACAAGACTAGAGTAATAAacgacccgtttggttagtggtactaaatggtggtaatggaaatgatttataatgtaaaatttcatccaaagttccatgtcattcccatggtgataaaactttgatcacaaaaaagtttttgttataaatttccattaccacctaataccacctctcccaatggtaacgCATGGGAATGaatttaatgaagaaaatgaggtagccaagatatttttcaacaaaaattacactagttttcattctcattatcaccGGTTTATACCACCTACCAAATGGGCCGTTAGGAGTATACAAAAAGAACACGAAAACCGAACATTTATCAAATCCCAAAACAGTATTAAGAACATGGTGAGGTGAAAGTTAACCTGCAAACTGTAATCCCGCATCTCGGCATGCCACAGCAGTCATCATCATATGAGTGCCATCAAGTGAGTGAACATAATTTGGAGGAAACGCAGTTCGTTGTTTTTTAACTTCGATCTGAAAGTCAGTTCAAATTAAAGTCAGTTAAAAAGCCTAGTTCTTTTTTCCTGGAAGAGGTGAAAGAGAAAATGACTGCATAGTAAAATGCACGAGCTTACCCCGTCACCTTCCTTTTTCAAGGCTAAAACCTGAAGAGATGTTTTTATCTGCAGACAGCAATAAACTCAGTCAGCTTGATTCTAAATGAGGGAACATAAAGGAACTAGGTTGAACTAATGATAAGGCGGAGCGGCTCGATTGAACGAAATGCATTGTCTTAATGCCATATTTCGACAAAAGCGTAATTTAGAAAATACATTGAAAGGgcaagaaaacaaaaaattaaataggatAACAACTAGATAGACATATGTAAAACTTGTGGAAACTCAAAATCCGCATGCATCGAACAAACAATCTTCACATTACCAGCATACTAGTTCTttggatttaaaaaaaaatcaaaactatcATGGAAAAGTCATGTCAAAATTTCACTTGGTTAGTATAAAAAGCAGCTTATTATCTTAGGATGTATTAGATAGTAAATGTGCCTCCTCTAACATGTGGAACCAGACTAAGCCCTAAAATTATGTTCAGACAGCATTTTAGGAGGGAAGGGCAAAGGACAGGAGGGAAATGGCAGTGTGGTTTCCTTCAAAAGTTTCCTATTATTGAAAGGATTTTGGCTTATAAAAAATGTGAAGGATTTCTTGCTTCAAACTGTCTTCCCTTCATTTCTATTTCCCTTCTTTTCCCTTTAACTATTCAAATGAAGGAAATTTCTTCCTTCCAAATCCCTTTCTTTCCTTCCCCTCTATTTCCTCCCATCCAAATGTAATTTCAAAATCTGCTACATTTCATAATCACAACCTCTCTTTAGAATACCCATGCACTTTTGCTTTTTAGCGAGGAATATGTCTGTCTTCTAAAAAGGAAATGGAGCAAATATTAAGGGGAGGGTGTATTAAATAATGTGGAGCCAATAATAACGTACATACTAGATGTTGGACATTTAGAGTATAATAAGTATATAAGCTAATACCAAAGTGCTATGAATTAGTGGGACAATATAAGTGTAAAAACTTAAGTCCAAAGGGAAAGGCGGCTACCAAGAAAAGAAAAACCGATATAATCGGTTACATGACAGTTTATGACATGGGGAAGGTGGTATGACATGGGGAAGGTGGTATAACATGGGGAAAGTGGTAGGCATGACATGGGAAAAGTGGTAAAAATGCATATATCCATATAAAAGAGGATGGTTGCATTAAGAAAAGAAGAATCACATTAATTTCTCTGATTTTGTGTTTCTATACTTTCTCCTCCCCATATTTTCTTACATGCTTGAGTGAAAGAATCTTGCAAACTCTTTTCACTTTATTTCTTAGATTACTCTATTTGATCTCTTGTTCTTCACATTGTCTAAGTATATAGTGCTTATACTTCGATGCAACTATTGTATCTcaaaaaagtattctaagtttaAGCCCAAGCACCAAGTAGGCGGAATAACGCTTTTAGGAAATCTATTCTAGAGCCTCAGTTTGGTATCAAGTTTCCGAAGAAATTATTGTCTAAAGATCTTTGTTTTGGTGATAGTTCAAGTGCAAGTTTATCATCATCTTAGTAAGTTTATTTTCTTAGTGTTTTTAGTAGGTTGTTCTAGACTTTTAATCTTCATTTTCGGTGCTTgtaatttcttcaagttattaTTAATCAACACATACAACTCAACACCACGAATGAGTACTAGGTTGCACCTCATTATCTATAATCACTTCATCGTTTCTTAACAGATCTCGCAACAATCAACTTGTGAAGTTAAGCTGAATTCACAAACATTTTAAATAAAGGTATCTTCCAAAAGATCAATAAGCAAGATAGAAGGATATCCAAATCAAAATGAAGCATCTTTTTAGTAAGAGAAGCAGTAAATTACATTACATCTCAAATAAACCAAAGCATTAAAGAAGTAGAGCAGACAGCAAAGCAATCAGAAAGAACACTCACAAGATGTCGTTTGCTTTTACAGTACGGTTGTATAACTGGAAGTCCAAGAGGAGTGATCCAACGAACAGGTTGATTTTCAGAAGCAATAACCTGTAAGATGGGCAAGTGAGTGTGTAACTACTAAATCGAATTCCGCTTAATTCATACAGTAGAAGCAATGATACCTTAGCACAGTCACCAAGCCAATCCATTATACTACGTGCAGCTTGAAATAATTGACCAAGAGCGGACATGGTTACCTAGATCAGGAAGGCATTATGATGCAAGTGCTTTCAAAGCATTGTTGCTGGGTGCAGATATCATAACAGCAGAACAGGATAAATGAAACTAGAATCAAGCAAACTCAAATAAACATCCAGACCATGTGGTATGTGGTAATACACTAGAGTAATGGTATGTTTTTATCTGTAACATATGTCTCTTATATCGATGGCGCCAAAGGTTTATAATTCTTTGATTCTGGATTGTATGGAGTATATTAAAATGGCACACTAATCATGTGCACGTCATGTTTATGTGAAGCTACAGGTGATGTTTGCCATCAAGGGTTAATTAAAAACTTCTTTTTTATCaataacaagggtaaggttacgTAGATCCGACCCGAGTAATTCCAAAGTGGTTGGCTTTTAATAAAGCCAACcaccaaaataataaaat
This genomic stretch from Amaranthus tricolor cultivar Red isolate AtriRed21 chromosome 9, ASM2621246v1, whole genome shotgun sequence harbors:
- the LOC130824142 gene encoding mediator of RNA polymerase II transcription subunit 4, translating into MLQSLPHQAIPSPARLGLSNPNSPALQSPSAAKPTSQATQSNQTQQQLTLSAPKTTSSTLLSLLPPLQKAQALLLQMASLAAKLFEVSPNRSVWLSAFRGSLPTFLPSQTHSMSTPPLDSPTSTPKEIVNLFTSLQTQLFEAVAELQEILDLHDAKLKLNQEIEAKDSAILTFAKKLKEAEQVLDVLVDDYADYRRPKRSKSEGSETSSSTITVASQLKLADVISYAHKISYTTFAPPEFGAGGPLRGALPPAPQEDQMRASQLYAFADLDIGLPKTLEDKEKTIEPLIEAPADPMAAIKELMPPNVTVPPGWKPGMPVELPMDIPLPPPGWKPGDPINLPPLESLAAAARAGERIPQTVAPPMFPRAPETIQVPHIRIDILDQDDDSDEYTSDEGTSDDEE